The Vicinamibacterales bacterium genome contains the following window.
TGTTGTGCGCCCCTTCGCGGTTGCGCCACCCGTAGTTCCGGCCGCCGCGCCCCGGCGGCTCGTAATCCACTTCCTCCCATGCGTTCTGTCCGACGTCGGCCGCCACCAGCGCGCCGGTGCCGCCGCGCGACGGATCGTCGAAGGTGTATCGCCACGGATTGCGCCAGCCGAAGCTCCAGATCTCCGGCCGCGCCCCGGTGCCGGCAAACGGGTTGCCCGCCGGCACGATGTACCCGGTGGGGTGATTCTCCGGCACGCCGACGTCGACGCGCAGCATCTTGCCAAGCAGCGACGCCGGGTCCTGCGCGAAGTGATTCGGATCGTCGCCCGATCCGCCGTCCCCCATCCCGACGTAGAGGTAGCCGTCCGGCCCGAACGCCAGATGCCCGCCGTTGTGATTCGCAAAGGGCTGCACGATGACTGCCGGCCCGCCCGCGCCGTTCCACCGCAGGTCGAACCGCGAGGCGGCGTCGGCCACGAGCGGATTGCCCGAGCGGCGAAAGCGCGCGACGACGGTGTGCCCCTCCGTGTTCGTGAAGTTGACGTAGAAGCGGCCCGTCAGGGCCGCGTCGGGCGGAAACGCCATGCCGAGCAGCCCCTGTTCGCCGCCGGACCTGACGGCGGCGGTGAGATCGAGGAAGTCCGCCGGCTCCACCGTGCCGCCGCGGATCGCACGAATCCGTCCGCGCTGCTCGAGGACGAACTGGACCGCCGGGTCGGCGGGATCCTGGACGATCGCGAGCGGCTGCGTAAAGCCGGACGCGTGCACGCGCGTGCGCAGCTGCGCCGCCGCGTCCGCGGCGGCGGCCAGCACGATCAGCGCGGCGATCGCGATTCGCAACACCACAGTCCCGCGCCTATTATCGGTGGACATGGCGGCGCGCCTCTATCTCGTCCTCGCGCTCGGCGCCCTGGCGGCGTGCGGCCGGACACCGCCGCCGACGCCGTCGCCGCCCGGCACCCCCGGCGAGGCCATCACCGGACGCGAGCGCCTGGGATGGGATCAGCAGGCGCGCGACGCAGCCGAGCTGGCGACGTTCCGCTACGCGATTTACGTCGACGGCGTCCGCTCCGAGGTCGCAGACGTCACCTGCGGCGCGACTGCCGGTGCCGCGGGCTTCGCGTGCTCCGGCCGCCTGCCGGTGCTGTCGAACGGTGCGCACACGCTCGAGCTCGCCGCCTTCATCCTCGACGCCGGCGGCACGCTCGAGAGCGGCCGCAGCGCACCGTTGACCGTGACCGTCGCCGGTCTGGCCGCTCCGCCGCCGATCGCGGCGCCGCTCGCCGCCGGCGAGACGATCGCCACCGCGGACGGCGTGAGGTTCGAGGCGCAGCAGCTCGCCGGCGATCTGCACGATGTCGTCGACCTGGCGCTGCTCCCTGACGGCCGCAGCCTGGTGGGCGAGCGCTCGGGATCCATTCGCCTCGTCAGCCGGGCGCCCGGGAGCGCCCCGCCGTCCCCGGCGCTCCGTCGCTCGGTCGACGGCGGCGTGGCGGCGCTCGCCGTCGCGGCGGACTTCGCGCGCACCGCATACGTCTTCGTCATTCACACGCCGGCGGGAGCGTTCCGCCTCGTCCGCTATCGCCTGGCAGGCGACGCGCTCGTCGATCGCATGCCGCTGATGCGCGACGTCGCGGCATCGGCCGAGAACGCGGCCGCGCTCCGCGCCGGCCGTGACGGACAGCTCTATGCCGCGTTCGACGACGGCGGCAGCCGCGAGGCGGCGAGCCGTCCTTCCGAATGGAACGGCAAGATCCTGCGTATCAACGCCGATGGCAGCACGCCCGGCGATCAGCCCGCCGCGTCGCCGGTCTACTGGAGCGGTCTGCGCGCGCCGCGCGGACTCGGATGGGCGGCGGACGGCGTGCTGTGGTTCACCGAGGAGCGCGGCGACCGGACCGAGCGCCTGGCGGCGATTGGTGTCGCGTCGATCCGTCCGCGGCGGGCGTCGCAGCGCGCGTCGTATCCGTTGCCGCAGCCATTCGGCGTGCGAACGCTCGCCTTCCACGCCGGCGGCGACGTCCCGGCGCTCGACGGCAACCTGCTGATCGCGGCGAGCGATGCCGGACATGTGCTGCGCATCCGCTTCGATGCCGGGGATGCCGGCCGGATCGTCACGACGGAGCGGCTGCTCGACGGACGCGTCGGGCCGGTCCGCGCCGTCGCCGTCGGCAGCGGCGGCGCCATCTACGTGGCCAGCGACTCAGCGCTCTGGCGCCTGATCCCCCACGCGCCATAGCCCGAGGCTCTTGTCGGCGAAGAGATCGCCTCCTTCGGTGCACTGCTCGTTGAGCAGCCGCTCCGGCGGCGGCAGGTTGAACGGCGGCAGTTGCAGGTTCAGCGGCCGCCAGTCGCCGGTAACGATGTCCTCGTTGGCCGTGCAGCCGGGAAACGTGGTCGTGAGCAGCCACTCGCAGCGCGAGCGGCGGATGTTCGAGAGCGCGAGCCGGGCATCGTCCAGCGAGAGGTGAACGAGGCAGTCTCGGCAGAGGAGCAGGTCGGCGTCCGGCAGGTCGTCCTTCAGCAGATCGATGGTCATGAAGCGCCGCCGCGGGCCGCCCCACTGTTCCTGGTTCGCGCCCGCCAGCTCCGGCAGCACGTCGCCGCCGATGTAGTTCACGTCGGTCTCCAGGTGGCGCATCCAGGCGAAGTCGCCGCACGGCACGTCGAGCAGCGTCCGGATCCCCAGACGATCGATGAGCGATCCGAGCTGCGACAGGATCGCGGCGGCCTGCTCGACCGAGGCGCCGGCGCCGGAACGCTCGCGCGCCCCCCAATGGTTGGTGCGGTAGATCTCGCGGAACGCCTGCTCGGTCGAGTAGCGCCGCCCGGCCGATGCCTCGCGCTCGAAGTGGAACGGGTCGAAGGGCACCGAGGTCCGTCGATTCGTCGCCATGGTTGCCTTTGTCTCCATAATGGAGATAATTCACGGATGCCCGCACCGGTCGACGCGTTCCTGCCGCTGACGCATCTCCTCTATGCCGTGCTGCTCTCGCTCGCGGAAGAGGCGACCCACCCGTACGAGCTGGTCAAGCGCATTCGCGAGCGGTCGGACGGCCGCATCGATCCGGGCACCGGATCGTTCTACTCAGTTTTATCGCAAGCGGAGCGCCAGGGACTCATCCGCGAGCGCGCCGCGCCGGCGGATTCGCGCCGGCGCGTCTACGAGCTGGCGCCCCTCGGCCGGCGCGTGCTCGCGGCCGAAGCCGAGCGCCTCGCCGGCCAGTTGAAAGCGACCCGGGCGGCACTGGTCGCGGATCGGCGGCCGTGACGGTCTTCGAACAGCTCTATCGCGCCGCGCTGGCGCTCATGCCGCGCGGGTTCCGCGAGCGCCACGGCGCCGATGCGCTCGAGATGGCCGTGAGCCGCGTCCGCGAAGAAGCCGGCGCCCGTCGTGTCCTGCGAGCGGCCCGCGAGCTGCTGGATCTGCTGCGGCACGTGCCGCGGATCCGGCGCGACGCCGCGACGCTGCCGGTCGGGCGCGGCGAGAGGGGCGGTATGCGGGACGGGCTCGCATCCGACCTCCGCGCGGCGGCGGATCCCGCGGCGATTGCGGTCGTATCGATCGCGTTCGCCGCATGCGGCCTGCTCGCGGTCGGCTGGCCGGCGCGCACGGCGGCGTCCACGGATCCGGCCGCGGCGCTCAGGAACTAGCTGCGGCCGAGCTTACAGAACTCGCAGCGGACACACGGAATTGTGAAACCGCCTGTGCCGTTCCGGCACAGATCCACCCCCTCGCCGTCCGCTCTCTGCTGTAGCAACCCATTGATTTGAAGGAGTTTATCGCCGCTATACCGATGGTGTTCCGTTTGCTTGGATCGCGCCGGCCCAATGCGCCCCGCCGTTCCCTCGCAGAACGCGATCGCCACGCTGGCCGGCGTGTATGCCGCCGCCCTGGCGGCACCCTGGCTCGCGGGCTGGATCGCGACCGATCGCCTTCCGGAGCTTGCCGGCGTTCTGCTCGCGGGCATGCTGACGGCGTGCGTGCCGGCGCAGGCGCGTGCCCTGACGGATCGTTCGTTCATGGCCCCGTCGTTCATTGCCGTCTTCGTCGCGCTGCTGCTGATGGGGCCGCAGGTTGCGTCGATAGTGGCCGTCGCCGCCGCGATCACCGGCGGATACGTCGCGGCGCACACGAGTCCGCGCCAGACGGCGATTGATGCCGCCGTCGCGGTGGCCGCGACCGCGGTGGCAGGCTTCGTCCATGGGCTGCCCGCCGGCCTGCAGGTGTTTCAGGGCTGGCCGTGGCTGCTCATCCCTCTGGCCGCCGCGGCCGTGGCGTATCACGTCGCGCTGGGCGCGTTGACGAGCATCGCCATTCCCTGCGTCCTCCGGCAGGCGATGGACGACTCGTGGCCGTCGCGCGCGACGAACGGCTATCCGGTCTATCTGCTCGGCGCGATCGTCGCCGCCGTCCTTGCCGAGATCGTGCAGCAGGGCCTGTGGAATGTCGCCCCCGCCGCCGCCGGCGGCTTGTATTGCGCGTATCGCGTCTACAGCGACTACATCCGGCGCCTCGAGGAGCAGCAGCGCCGGCGCGAAGTGATCGAGCACCTCGATCAGGGCATGTCGGTGATCGACGGCGCCGGCGTCGTCACCCAGTGGAACGACGCGCTGGAGCGGCTGGTGAAGTGCGATGCCGAGCGGGCGGTCGGTGTTCCTCTCGTCTCGGTGGTTCCGGCGCTGGCGCGCACGGAGCTTCCTCGGACGATGAAGGAGACGCTCGCGGACGGGAAGGTCCGCGTCGTCAACAACCTGGTGCTGCCGTCCGGCGCCGAGACGCGGATCGCACAGATCAAGGTGGTGCCGGTGTCGGGCGGCGTCACGCTGCTGTGGCACGACGTCACCGAGCGGATCCGCGCCGAGCACGAGCTGCGGCGCAGCGGCGAGCGGCTCGCGCTGGCCGCCGAAGGGGCGAACGACGGCCTGTGGCAGTGGAACCTGCAGACGCAGGAGTTCTACGTGTCGAGCCGGTGGCGCGCGATGATCGGGCTGCCGGCGCACGCGGCGAGCGGCAGTCCCGGCGAGTGGCTCGATCGCGTGCACCCCGACGACATCGAACCGCTGACGGGCGCGCTGCAGGCGCACCTCTCCGGCGCCAGTCCCGTCTTCCAGCACGAACATCGCATCCGCCACGAAGACGGCGGCTACCGGCGGTTCCTGTGCCGCGGCGTCGCGGTGAGCGCCGGCGTCGGGCGGAAGCCGAACCGCATCGCCGGATCGCTGACCGACACGACCGAGCAGGCGCTCGCCCAGGAGCGGCTGCGCAGCGTCGGTTTCGTCGACGCGCTCACCGGCCTGTCGAACCGCGCCGTGTTCGTCGAGGCGCTCGGACGGCAGCTCGACGAATGCCGCCGCCGTGGCCAGCGCAGCGGCTTCGCGGTGCTCTACCTCGATCTCGATCGATTCAAGATCGTCAACGACAGCCTCGGCCATCTCGTCGGCGACGAGCTGCTCGTCGCCGCCTCGCGCCGCCTCGAGTCGTGTCTGCGCCAGGGGGACTCGCTGGCCCGGCTCGGCGGCGACGAGTTCGCCATCTTCCTGAACGGGCTGACGGACGACGGGCAGGCGAATGCGATCGCGGGACGGATCCAGGACGCGCTCAGCGCGCCGTTCTCGATCGCCGGGCGCGAGGTGTTCACCTCCGCGAGCCTCGGCATCGCGTTCGGCCCGGCGCACTACACCAATCCCGACGAGATCATGCGCGACGCCGACACCGCGATGTACCACGCCAAGTCACGCGGCAAGTCGCGCCACGAAGTGTTCGACGCGGCGATGCACGCCCGCGTGCGCGACCGCCTCAGCCTGGAGAACGATCTCCGCCGCGCCATCGCGAACAACGATTTCGAAGTGCACTACCAGCCGATCGTCTCGCTCAAGACCGGCATGTGCGTCGGCTTCGAATCGCTGGTGCGCTGGACGCGCAACGGCGAGAAGGTCTCGCCGGTCACGTTCGTGCCGATCGCCGAGGAGCTCGGGCTGGTCGAGCCGCTCGGCACCTGGGTGCTCCAGGAAGCGTGCCGGACGTTCGCGGAGTGGCAGCGGCAGTATCCCCACGCCGGCCTCGACTGCATCACCGTCAACGTCTCGAGCCGCCAGCTGGTGAAGCGGAACTTCCCGCGCGTCGTCCAGCAGACGGTCCACCAGACGGGGCTGCGGCCGGCCGACCTGCGCGTGGAGATTACCGAGACCGCGCTGCTCGACAGTCCCGGCGAGGCCGCCATCGTGCTGCGCGAGCTGCGCGATTTCGGCGTCAAGGTGTATCTGGACGACTTCGGCACCGGGTATTCGTCGCTGAGCCACCTCCACAACCTGCCCGTCGACGCGCTGAAGATCGACCGTTCGTTCGTCAACAGCCTGCTGCTGCCCGGACGTCCGGCGATCGTCGAGAGCATCCTCGCCCTGGCCCGCACGCTCAACACCAGCGTCGTCGCGGAAGGCATCGAGAGCGAGGTACAGGCACGCGAGCTGGAGCGGCTCGGCTGTACGCACGCGCAGGGCTTCCTCTTCTCGCACCCGCTGCCGACCGAGAGGGTGGAAGCGCTGATCAGCGCCTGCCGGCCGCTCGGGCCGAAGGCGCTGCTCGCCGACGGCGAGCCGGATTCATCGCGCGACTTCCCTCGCGTCAGCACGCACCCGGCTGCCACCGCGCCGGCGGTGTAGCGCTCCCGGCTAGAGCGACTTCAGGAACTCGACGAGGTCCGCCTTCTGTTCCGCGGTGAGTCCGAGCGCGAACAGCGCATCGTAGTGGTTGACCACCGCGAGCAGATCAGGCGCGCTGCCGTCGTGGAAGTACGGCGCGTGCTGCCACAGGGCGCGCAGCGGCGTGGTGCGATACATCCCCGTGGCGCTCCGCGCCGCGTATCGCGGATCGGCGCCGACCTCAGACGGGGCGTGCAGCAGCGGCACGCGCGGGTCGGGACCGGCCAGCACGTCGGTGTAGGTCGGCGCAGCGTGGCAGGTACTGCAGCGTGCCGCGCCATTGAAGATCTGCCGTCCACGCTCCGCCGCGGTCTGATCGAAACTGCCCGCGGGAGGAGGCGGAGCGCCCAGGCTCAATTGGTAGGCGAGCAGCGCCGGGAGCTTCGGCGTCACGCGATCGGGCTTCTGCGTGACGGTGACGCCGATGCGCGGATCGGCGAAGCTGCCGTGTCCGCCCATCTGCGTCACCCCGACGTACCCGTTCCAGTACGAGATCGGACCATCGCCGGTGAACGTCTCGAAGCCGACGCCCTGGAGTCCGTACGCGGGAGGAATCACCACCGGCAGCGACGGCGTGTTCAAGGGAACGATGTTCGTGCCGTCGAAGATGTGGTGGCGTGGATCGTACCTGCCCGGTCCCCACGCCCTGAACTCCTCACGCAAGCCGTCCGGGAAACCGGGTGCGGCGGCCGCGATCTTTCCGGGATCCAGGTCGAGGTTGGGCCAGCCGTCCAGCCGCCGTCCGATGCCCGGCGCGAGCGAATCGTCGACGGTCGAGTGGCACAACGCGCACGTGACGCCGACGCTCTTCACACGGTCGGCGCTCACCCTGGCCACGACGCCGACGACGGCGTTCAATTCGAGCAAACGGCGAGTGACGCGCGGATCGTCGACGTCGAGTGTTCCCGCGACCAGCGCGTCGACCACGTGCCGGGGCAGCGCCTCGACGTCGACCTTGAGGCCGAGGCCGAGCGCCGCCGCGGGTGACAGTGTCTGAACCGTCTCGTGCAGCCGCAGCGTGTCGGTCCACAACTGCTCGTCGCCGAACGTGTCGAACCTGAAAATGCTCCGGCCGTCGAGCGGCTGCGCGCCGGCGGACGGTCCGGCCAGCGAGACGACCAGGACTAAGGTCAGCAGGAATGCACCCGCCGCGGCACCGATGAGTCGCATGACATCTCCTCAGCGCGACCATCCCCCGGCGAGATGCGCAGCGGCATCGTCAGCAAGATACGCGCCCGTCGAAAGCGCAGCCGGAGTACCGGGCCGCGCAATCCATTCGATGCGCGCGGCTGGTGCGGCGTTCCCGCCGCCGATGAGATGCCCCGCAACTCTTTCGCGCGCGCCGCCGTCTAAGTACGCGTTTGTAGAACTAATCCTATGGCCAAAGGGGACTTCCTCGGCGAATTCGAGATCTACGTGATGCTGGCGCTGGCCCACCTCGGGCCGGACGCCTACGGCGTGACGATCCGGCAGGAGATCACGCGCCGGACGGGGCGGGAGGTCGCCATCGGCGCCGTCTACGCCACGCTGTCGCGGCTCGAGGCGAAGCGGCTGGTGCGGCATACCCTTTCGGACCCGCTGCCGGTGCAGGGCGGGCGTACGCGCAAGCATTTCACCCTGACGCCGTCCGGCGCCCGCGCCCTCGCGCACGCCACGTCGATGCTCGCCCGCATGATGCAGGGCTGGCGCCATGCCTGACCGGGTGCCGCGCCTCGCGCGCTGGATCCTGCGGCTGGCGGCCGGCGCCGAGCACCGTGACGCGCTCCTGGAGGATCTCGCCGAGGAAGCCGCCGACCTGGCGCGGGCGTCGGGACCCGCCGCGGCGCGCCGCTGGATCCGCCGCCAGGCGCTCGCCTCGCTGCGGCCGCTGCTGCTTCGACGCGCCGAGACCGCCGGCGCCCTCGTGAGGAACGCATCGATGAACGGATGGCGCGGGTTCGGGTCGGACCTCTCGGCGGCGTCGCGCCGGCTGCGCGACACGCCAGGCTTCACGCTGGTCTGCGTGCTGACGCTCGCCCTCGGGATCGGCGGCAACACCGCGGTCTTCACGCTGATCGACCGCGTGCTGCTCAAGCCGCTGCCGGTGCCGCGGCCGGCGGAACTGTATCGCGTCGGCGACACCGACGCCTGCTGCGTCAACTCCGGGCTGCAGGGCTCGTTCTCGTTGTTCTCCTACGATCTCTACACTCATCTGCGCGACGCGGCGCCGCAGTTCACCGGGCTGGCCGCGTTCCAGGCCAACACCCGCACGGTGACGATCGGGCATGCGGATGGCGCCACCCCTCCCGAAACGCTGAACGGCGCCTTCGTCTCGGGCAACTACTTTCAGATGTTCGAGCTGGTCCCCGCGGCCGGCCGCCTCATTCATGGCGCAGACGACGAGCGCGGCGCGCCGGTCGTCGCCGTCCTCAGCCACAACGCCTGGACGCAGCGCTTCCAGTCGCGCGCCGACGCGGTCGGCCGCCGGATCTCGCTCAACGGCGTACCGGCGACGATCGTCGGCGTTGCGCCGCGCGGCTTCTACGGCGAGTCGCTGCGGCCGGATCCGCCGCAGATCTGGATGGCGATCGCGAGCGAGCCGCTGCTGCAGCCGGCGGCAAAGCTGCGCGACGGCAGGGGGCAGCACTGGCTGTACGCGATCGGCCGCTTGAAGCCGGACACGGCGATCCCGGCGCTCGAGTCGCAGTTGACCGCGACGCTGCGCCAGTGGCTCGGCACCATCGACCTGTCCCGGGAACGCGGCGAGATCTCGCGGCAGACCATCACGGTGATTCCCGCCGCGGCCGGCGTCGACAACCTGCGCAACGCCGTCGCGCCGACGCTTCGGGCGCTGCAATGGCTTGCCGGCGCGGTGCTCCTCATCGCCTGCGCCAATCTGGCGAGCCTGCTGCTCGCCAGAGGCACGGCACGGCGGACCGAGACGGCGGTCCGCGTCGCTCTCGGCGCGTCGCGGTTCAGACTGATCGGCCAGTTCCTGCTCGAGAGCATCCTGCTCGCGTGCGCCGGCGGCGCGGCCGGCCTCGCCGTGTCGTACGTCGGCGCGCGCGTCATCATCAATCTCGCGTTCCGCGGCGCGACCGACGTGCCCGTCGATCCGACGCCGTCGACGCTCGTCGTCCTCTTCGCCTTCGGCGCCTCGCTGGTGACCGGCGCGCTGTTCGGCGCGGCGCCGGCGATCGTCGGGTCGCGGACCAGCCCGATCGACGCGCTGCGCGGCGCATCGCGCATTGCGAGCGACCGCGGCGGCCGCCTGCGCGGCTCGCTGATCGCGCTGCAGGTCGCGCTCTCGCTCGTGCTCATCACCTGCGCGGGGCTGCTGGGGCGCAGCCTGCAGCAGCTCGAGCTGCAGGATTTCGGCGTCGCCATCCCCAGCCGCTACGTCGTCACCCTGGCGCCGTCGCTGAGCATGGTGACGCCCGAGGAGCTGCCGTCGATGTACGCGCGCATGCAGGAGCAGCTCGCGCGGATCCCCGGCGTCGTCAACGCCGCGTTCTCGCTGTACGCGCCGATGTCCGGAGACAACTGGTCGACGCGGATCGTGGTCGAGGGGCGCAGCACGCCCGAAGCCGCGTCGTGGAATCGCGTCAGCCCGCGCTACTTCGAGACGGTCGGCACGCCCCTGCTGCGAGGCCGGGCCTTGACCGAGCAGGACCGTCCCGGATCGCCGCTGGTCGCGGTGGTCACGCAAGCCTTTGCCGCCCGGTTCTTCGGCACAGCCGATCCGATCGGCCGCCGGATCGGGCAGATCACGCCGGAGATCGAGATCGTCGGCGTGGTCGCGGACGCGAAGTATCAGGACGGCCGCCGCGCGCCGCGCGAGATGTTCTTTCTGCCGTACCTCCAGGAAACCTCCACCAGCCGCACGCGAGCCGCGGCTGGCGGCCTGCGCATCGATCGCTCGCACTATCCGCAGGCGATCGTGCTGCAGACCGCCGGTCCGCGGTCGGGCCTCGAGGCCGACGTGCGCCGTGTGCTCGCGGACGTCGATCGCCGCATCACGGTCCGCTCGCTGGTCTCGATGGAGGAGCAGGTCGCGCGGGCGTTCAGTCTGGATCGGCTCACCGCGCGTCTGACCCTGGCGTTCGGTGCGGTCGCGCTGCTGCTGGCGTGCCTCGGCCTCTACGGCGTCACCGCGTACTCGGTGGCGCGGCGCACCCGTGAGATCGGCGTCCGCATGGCCGTGGGCGCGTCGCGGGGCCGCGTGGTCGGGACGATCCTCCGTTCGGCGATTGGTCAGGTCGCGGCCGGCGTCGCCATCGGCATGCCGCTGACGTTGATGGCCGGCCGCATTCTCGCATCGCGTCTGTTCGGCGTCACCGGCCACGACCCGCTGGTGATTGCCGCAGGTCTGGCGCTGCTCGGCGTGTCGGCGGCGATCGCCGCGCTGCTGCCGGCGGCGCGCGCCGCAACAATGGATCCGGTCCGGGCGCTGCGGATTGAATAATGCGTAGAATCGGATATGGGCCCACCCGGCAGGACGATCGCGGCGGACGATAGCGCCGCGCTGCACATCCTCGAAGCCAGGCTGCAGGCGCTGCTGCCGCAGGAATACCAGGGCTCGTACGACGAGGTCGAGCCGGTGCCGATGGGATCGGCGGGCTTGAAGTACGACGCCGACGGGCAGGTCGCGTGGAACGAGATCTGGCAGACGTTCTGCGACCTTGCGCTCGCCGGCGGCCCGCCGCACAAGGGGCGTCTCCTCCTGCCCGGCGCCGCCGACGCCATCGCCGCCGAGCCCGATCGCTACGCCGCCGTGACGGGGGAGATCTGCAGAGGGATCTCACTGGCGACCGGGCTGCCCTCGGAGCCGTCGGCCGAACCGGGCTGGATTCATGTCGGCTGCGACAGTGCGGGCATGGCGGGCTGGCTGCTGCGGGCGATCGCGATGGAGAACGTCGCCGTCCGTGCCGACGACAGCGTGCTCGATCTTCCCGCCGCGCCGGCATACCGCCTCGAGAAGGAAATCAAGAACGTCGTCACGGTGATCGCGAAGACCTGCCACTACTGGGCCGGGCACATGTGGTGCTTCGAGCAGCGGGCGATCGCGGACCTGTTCGCCGAGATGGACGCGGAATCGCCGCTGCTCGTGCCGTCGTACCCGAATCCCGACTGGATCGGCGTGCCGTGCCCGAACGTCCGCAGCGCCGTCTGGATGACGCGCATCCTGGTCGCCGGCAACGTGCTCGCGCGGCGCGAGGACACGGTGCTGCTGGTTCCGGTCGACCCGGTTCGCGATCCGCACGCCACCGCGGTGCAGGCGGCGGTGGCCCGGGCGCGACGACTCGCGGTGCTGAAAGGGCTCGTCGAGCCCCCGGCCGGCTGACCCCCGGATTCCCTCGGAAATCGCTTCCCTCGTCCGTCTCCTGATCTGGCTGTTCGCTTCGCCCTGCCTGGCCGTTAAGGCGTGTAGGCATTGCAGAGCGCAACCGGCAGTGGTGTGCGAAGGGGGCGCAGATGAGCGCAGAATTTCAGGTCGTCGGCGGCAACTCGAAGGCGCCTTTCACGCTGAAGGTGCACAGGGGCGACGGTATGGCGCTGCTCGCCATGAACTGGCGCCACGGGCGCCCGCCGCGGAACTTCGTGGGGTTTGCCATCGAATTCCGCGAACCGGACAGCGACAAGTTCTGGGCGGTCAGGAACCGGATCGGGTTCCCCGGGCAGCGCAGGAAGTTCTCCGACCCGCCGGTGGAAAGCACCATGGCGCCGATTCAGAAGTTCCGGTGGGTGCACTTCCCCGGGAACGCCGAGAAGCCGGGCAAGTTCACCTACCGGATCACCCCGATGTTCATGGACGAGGGTGGCGCGTTGAGCAAGGGGGAGGCGCAGACGGCTTCGATCGCGCTGATGCGCGAGACGCTGCCGGGGCAGGTGAACGTGTCGTTCACGCGCGGCTACGTCTCGTCGCAGGCCTTCGTGCAGCGGTTCGCCCCCGACCGCGTGCTCTCCACCCTGATACCGGACGGGTCGCACGAGGGACTGGATTTCACGCCCACGCACAAGCACGCGAAAGAAGCGCACGAGTGGATGGGATTCGAGGCCCGATCGGTGATCCACGAGCTGCTCGACGAGGCCATCAGCAGGAAGGCGGAGGTTCGCGCCATCGCGTTCGATCTGAACCTGCCGGAGATCCTGGCGCCGCTCGTCAAGCTCAAGTCGCGGCTGAAGATCATCATCGACGATTCCGCCTCGCACAAGGCGGCGAAGGGGCCGGAGAGTCAGGCGGCGGCGAAGCTGAAGGCGTCGGCCGGGCCGGCCAACGTCAAGCGCCAGCATCTCGGCAGCCTGCAGCATCACAAGTCCATCGCGGTGCGCGGCAGCGGCATCAACAAGGTGCTGTTCGGCTCGACCAACTTCAGTTGGCGCGGCTTCTACGTGCAGTCGAACAACGCGGTGGTCGTCAACAGCAGGAAGGCCGTGGACGACTACTTCGCGAGCTTCGACGCCTATTTCAGCGCCAGGCGGACCCCCGACTTTCAGAAGTCTCCGTCCGCGAAGACGTGGCACACGCTCGGCGTGCCCGGTCTCACCGCGAAGGTCGGCTATTCGCCGCACATCGCGAAGAAGGGTCTCCTGGCGGACGTCGGCAGGGACATCGCAAAGGCGAAGTCGTCCGTCCTGTTCTCGCTCGCGTTCCTCGGCCAGACGACGAAGGGGCCGATCGGTCCTGCTCTCGGCAGGCAGATCAAGAGCCCGAAGGTGCACACGCTCGGGATTGCCGATGCCAACGTGAAGGCCGGGAACCTGGGCGTCGAAGTGATCACGCCCGACAACAAGCGCCGCATCGTCCGCTCGGCGGCGCTGACCGGCAACGTGCCGGCGCCGTTCAGCACCGAGCCGTCCGGCCTCTCGGGGAGCAAGGGGCAGCATCGCGGCACCCGCATGCATCACAAGTTCGTGGTGATCGACTTCGACACGGCTGACGCGCGCGTCTACTTCGGTTCGTACAACTTCTCCGTGCCGGCCGACGAGAAGAACGGCGAGAACCTGGTGATGATCAAGGACCGCGCCGTCGCGACGAGCTTCATGATCGAGGCGGTGCGGCTCTACGATCACTATCGTTTCCGCACCGTACAGGAAGACGCCAGGGACAGGAAGCGC
Protein-coding sequences here:
- a CDS encoding phospholipase D-like domain-containing protein, whose product is MSAEFQVVGGNSKAPFTLKVHRGDGMALLAMNWRHGRPPRNFVGFAIEFREPDSDKFWAVRNRIGFPGQRRKFSDPPVESTMAPIQKFRWVHFPGNAEKPGKFTYRITPMFMDEGGALSKGEAQTASIALMRETLPGQVNVSFTRGYVSSQAFVQRFAPDRVLSTLIPDGSHEGLDFTPTHKHAKEAHEWMGFEARSVIHELLDEAISRKAEVRAIAFDLNLPEILAPLVKLKSRLKIIIDDSASHKAAKGPESQAAAKLKASAGPANVKRQHLGSLQHHKSIAVRGSGINKVLFGSTNFSWRGFYVQSNNAVVVNSRKAVDDYFASFDAYFSARRTPDFQKSPSAKTWHTLGVPGLTAKVGYSPHIAKKGLLADVGRDIAKAKSSVLFSLAFLGQTTKGPIGPALGRQIKSPKVHTLGIADANVKAGNLGVEVITPDNKRRIVRSAALTGNVPAPFSTEPSGLSGSKGQHRGTRMHHKFVVIDFDTADARVYFGSYNFSVPADEKNGENLVMIKDRAVATSFMIEAVRLYDHYRFRTVQEDARDRKRKVITLQRPPAKPSQKPWWQKDWDDPIRARDRVLFA
- a CDS encoding ADOP family duplicated permease, with the protein product MPDRVPRLARWILRLAAGAEHRDALLEDLAEEAADLARASGPAAARRWIRRQALASLRPLLLRRAETAGALVRNASMNGWRGFGSDLSAASRRLRDTPGFTLVCVLTLALGIGGNTAVFTLIDRVLLKPLPVPRPAELYRVGDTDACCVNSGLQGSFSLFSYDLYTHLRDAAPQFTGLAAFQANTRTVTIGHADGATPPETLNGAFVSGNYFQMFELVPAAGRLIHGADDERGAPVVAVLSHNAWTQRFQSRADAVGRRISLNGVPATIVGVAPRGFYGESLRPDPPQIWMAIASEPLLQPAAKLRDGRGQHWLYAIGRLKPDTAIPALESQLTATLRQWLGTIDLSRERGEISRQTITVIPAAAGVDNLRNAVAPTLRALQWLAGAVLLIACANLASLLLARGTARRTETAVRVALGASRFRLIGQFLLESILLACAGGAAGLAVSYVGARVIINLAFRGATDVPVDPTPSTLVVLFAFGASLVTGALFGAAPAIVGSRTSPIDALRGASRIASDRGGRLRGSLIALQVALSLVLITCAGLLGRSLQQLELQDFGVAIPSRYVVTLAPSLSMVTPEELPSMYARMQEQLARIPGVVNAAFSLYAPMSGDNWSTRIVVEGRSTPEAASWNRVSPRYFETVGTPLLRGRALTEQDRPGSPLVAVVTQAFAARFFGTADPIGRRIGQITPEIEIVGVVADAKYQDGRRAPREMFFLPYLQETSTSRTRAAAGGLRIDRSHYPQAIVLQTAGPRSGLEADVRRVLADVDRRITVRSLVSMEEQVARAFSLDRLTARLTLAFGAVALLLACLGLYGVTAYSVARRTREIGVRMAVGASRGRVVGTILRSAIGQVAAGVAIGMPLTLMAGRILASRLFGVTGHDPLVIAAGLALLGVSAAIAALLPAARAATMDPVRALRIE